One window from the genome of Cricetulus griseus strain 17A/GY chromosome 2, alternate assembly CriGri-PICRH-1.0, whole genome shotgun sequence encodes:
- the Atg9a gene encoding autophagy-related protein 9A produces MAQFDTEYQRLEASYSDSPPGEEDLLVHVAEGSKSPWHHIENLDLFFSRVYNLHQKNGFTCMLIGEIFELMQFLFVVAFTTFLVSCVDYDILFANKMVNHSLHPTEPVKVTLPDAFLPAQVCSARIQENGSLITILVIAGVFWIHRLIKFIYNICCYWEIHSFYLHALRIPMSALPYCTWQEVQARIVQTQKEHQICIHKRELTELDIYHRILRFQNYMVALVNKSLLPLRFRLPGLGEVVFFTRGLKYNFELILFWGPGSLFLNEWSLKAEYKRGGQRLELAQRLSNRILWIGIANFLLCPLILIWQILYAFFSYAEVLKREPGALGARCWSLYGRCYLRHFNELEHELQSRLNRGYKPASKYMNCFLSPLLTLLAKNGAFFAGSILAVLIALTIYDEDVLAVEHVLTTVTLLGVTVTVCRSFIPDQHMVFCPEQLLRVILAHIHYMPDHWQGNAHRSQTRDEFAQLFQYKAVFILEELLSPIVTPLILIFCLRPRALEIIDFFRNFTVEVVGVGDTCSFAQMDVRQHGHPQWLSGGQTEASVYQQAEDGKTELSLMHFAITNPGWQPPRESTAFLGFLKEQVQRDGAAAGLTQGGLLPENALFTSIQSLQSESEPLSLIANVVAGSSCRGPPLSRDLQGSRHRAEVASALRSFSPLQPGQAPQGRAPSTMTGSGVDARTASSGSSVWEGQLQSLVLSEYASTEMSLHALYMHQLHKQQTQAEPERHVWHRRESDESGESAPEEGGEGARAPQLIPRSASYPCATPRPGAPETTALHGGFQRRYGGITDPGTVPRAPSHFSRLPLGGWAEDGQPASRHPEPVPEEGSEDELPPQVHKV; encoded by the exons GCAGTTCCTCTTTGTGGTTGCCTTCACCACCTTCCTGGTTAGTTGTGTGGACTACGACATCCTATTTGCCAACAAGATGGTGAACCACAGTCTTCATCCTACCGAGCCTGTCAAGGTCACTCTGCCAGATGCCTTTTTGCCTGCCCAAGTCTGTAGTGCCAG GATTCAGGAAAATGGCTCACTCATCACTATCCTGGTCATTGCTGGTGTCTTCTGGATCCACCGGCTTATCAAGTTCATCTATAACATTTGCTGCTATTGGGAGATCCACTCCTTCTACCTGCATGCTCTACGTATCCCCATG TCGGCCCTTCCATACTGCACATGGCAGGAAGTGCAGGCCCGGATTGTGCAGACACAGAAAGAGCATCAGATTTGCATCCACAAGCGTGAGCTGACAGAGTTGGACATCTACCATCGCATCCTGCGTTTCCAGAACTACATGGTGGCACTGGTGAACAAATCCCTCCTGCCCCTGCGTTTCCGCCTGCCTGGCCTTGGAGAGGTTGTCTTTTTTACCCGTGGTCTCAAGTACAACTTTGAGCTGATCCTCTTCTGGGGACCTGGCTCTCTGTTTCTCAATGAGTGGAGCCTCAAGGCTGAGTACAAACGTGGGGGACAACGGCTAGAGTTGGCCCAGCGCCTCAGCAATCGCATCCTGTGGATTGGTATCGCCAACTTTCTGCTGTGTCCCCTCATCCTCATCTGGCAGATCCTCTATGCCTTCTTCAGCTATGCTGAGGTACTGAAGAGAGAGCCCGGGGCCCTGGGAGCACGTTGCTGGTCACTGTATGGCCGCTGCTACCTCCGCCACTTCAATGAGCTGGAACATGAGCTGCAGTCCCGTCTCAACCGTGGCTACAAGCCTGCCTCCAAGTACATGAATTGCTTCTTGTCTCCCCTGCTGACTCTGCTGGCCAAGAATGGTGCCTTCTTCGCTGGCTCTATCCTGGCTGTGCTTATTGCTCTCACTATCTATGATGAAGATGTGTTAGCTGTGGAACATGTCCTCACTACCGTCACACTTCTGGGAGTCACGGTGACCGTGTGCAG GTCCTTCATCCCAGACCAGCACATGGTATTCTGCCCTGAGCAGCTGCTCCGAGTGATCCTCGCTCATATCCACTACATGCCTGACCACTGGCAGGGTAATGCCCACCGCTCGCAGACCCGGGACGAGTTTGCCCAGCTCTTCCAGTACAAGGCA GTGTTCATTTTGGAGGAGTTGCTGAGTCCCATTGTCACGCCCCTCATTCTCATTTTCTGCCTACGCCCCCGGGCCCTGGAGATAATAGACTTCTTCCGAAACTTTACAGTAGAGGTTGTTGGTGTTGGAGACACCTGCTCCTTTGCTCAAATGGATGTTCGCCAGCATGGTCATCCTCAG TGGCTGTCTGGAGGGCAGACGGAGGCCTCCGTGTACCAGCAGGCTGAGGACGGGAAGACAGAGTTGTCACTCATGCACTTTGCCATCACTAATCCTGGCTGGCAGCCACCCCGTGAGAGTACAGCTTTCCTGGGCTTCCTCAAGGAGCAGGTTCAGCGAGATGGAGCAGCTGCTGGCCTTACCCAAGGTGGTCTGCTCCCTGAGAATGCCCTTTTCACGTCCATCCAGTCCTTACAGTCTGAGTCTGAG cccCTGAGCCTTATTGCAAATGTGGTAGCTGGCTCATCCTGCCGGGGACCCCCACTGTCCAGAGACCTTCAGGGCTCCAGGCACAGGGCTGAAGTTGCTTCCGCCCTTCGCTCCTTCTCACCGCTACAACCTGGACAGGCTCCCCAAGGCCGGGCTCCCAGCACCATGACAGGATCTGG AGTGGATGCCAGGACAGCCAGCTCTGGGAGCAGTGTGTGGGAAGGACAGCTGCAGAGCCTGGTGCTGTCAGAATACGCATCCACTGAGATGAGCCTTCATGCCCTCTATATGCACCAG CTCCACAAGCAGCAGACCCAGGCTGAGCCTGAGCGGCATGTATGGCACCGCCGGGAGAGTGATGAGAGCGGAGAGAGTGCCCCtgaagaggggggagagggtgCCCGGGCCCCCCAACTTATCCCCCGATCTGCCAGCTATCCCTGTGCTACACCCCGGCCTGGAGCACCTGAGACCACCGCCCTGCATGGGGGCTTCCAGAGGCGCTACGGGGGCATCACAG ATCCCGGCACAGTGCCCCGGGCTCCCTCTCACTTCTCTAGGCTGCCCCTGGGAGGATGGGCAGAAGATGGGCAGCCAGCATCAAGACATCCGGAGCCTGTCCCAGAGGAGGGCTCGGAGGATGAGCTGCCCCCACAAGTGCACAAG GTATAG